From Xenopus laevis strain J_2021 chromosome 7L, Xenopus_laevis_v10.1, whole genome shotgun sequence, one genomic window encodes:
- the LOC108695722 gene encoding olfactory receptor 5V1, producing MSLSYQFTSVLEHTLLVIQKMKCIFFDLIHYFLLVLLCCIDKMLPKEVVGNQSEVTEFIIQCFSNETELQYLLFVLFFLIYFIILAGNITICATVTMDAHLHTPMYWFLSNFSILEILHTSAILPKLLIMLITQHKTISTTGCKIQLYFFMAFTCIEFFLLTVMAYDRYVAVCHPLHYHSLMTLQHCAKYIAAVWTTGFLDPVPLNGIIANFSFCSSNQIDHFYCDVTPVLKLTCSDTSTAELLIFINGTFLLLSTFTLTCISYILIIQTILRIKSSESQRKAFSTCASHLTCVSIFYGTIYCVYMRPTTAYEPEKDKFYSLLNIVLVPTLNPFIYTLKNKEFKTAFEKQHKCIFSSR from the coding sequence ATGTCTTTATCTTATCAGTTTACTTCTGTTTTGGAGCACACCCTTTTAGTTATAcagaaaatgaaatgtattttctttgatctaattcattattttctgttggttttattatgctgtatagaCAAGATGCTCCCCAAAGAGGTTGTTGGAAATCAGTCTGAGGTGACTGAGTTTATAATTCAGTGTTTTTCCAATGAGACAGAACTCCAGTACCTTCTGTTTGTTCTATTCTTCCTCATCTACTTTATCATTTTAGCTGGAAACATAACAATTTGTGCTACAGTTACAATGGATGCCCACTTGCACACCCCCATGTATTGGTTCCTGAGTAACTTTTCAATTTTAGAAATTCTGCACACCTCAGCTATTCTGCCGAAACTTCTAATCATGCTTATTACACAACATAAGACCATATCCACCACTGGGTGCAAAATTCAGTTGTATTTCTTCATGGCTTTTACTTGCATTGAATTCTTCCTTCTCACAGTTATGGCTTATGATCGCTACGTGGCAGTTTGTCACCCTCTTCATTATCACTCACTCATGACTCTACAACATTGTGCTAAGTATATTGCTGCTGTTTGGACCACTGGATTTCTTGACCCTGTCCCCCTTAATGGCATAATAGcaaatttttctttctgttcatcCAATCAGATTGACCATTTCTATTGTGATGTCACTCCAGTATTAAAACTTACTTGCAGTGATACTTCTACTGCAGAACTTTTGATTTTCATCAATGGGACTTTCCTTTTGTTAAGCACATTTACTTTAACTTGCATTTCTTACATTCTTATAATCCAAACTATTTTAAGAATTAAATCATCTGAAAGTCAAAGAAAGGCCTTTTCTACATGCGCTTCCCATTTGACTTGTGTGAGTATCTTCTATGGCACAATCTACTGCGTGTACATGAGACCAACAACAGCCTATGAGCCAGAGAAAGACAAATTTTATTCTCTTTTGAACATTGTGTTGGTTCCCACATTGAATCCTTTTATTTACACACTGaagaataaagaatttaaaactGCTTTTGAAAAACAgcacaaatgtatattttctagCAGATAG